GTAGACTACTCCTCATTTCTGAGAGGAAGTCCGGCGTTCCTAATGCAAACACAGATGAATAGCCGCGCCGTTGAATGTATTGGATTGTGGCCCATCCTGATGTATATACTTGCTGTTCATTTACATCCAGTCCCAATCGACGCAAGCGTTGCGTAACTTGTTCTCGTGTTGCCCGAGGATCGTTGGTAAGGAATCGTATAATCTTCCCCATTTGTCGAAGTCGTTCAAGGGATAATTTAACGTCCGGAAGTAGCTCATTCTCCAGATAAATGACCCCGTCGAGATCAAATAGGAACACGTCAAATTCTGCAGCAATCACCTGCTGCCCCCCTTTTCATGTGAGATAAAGACGGTCTCTGTAGAACACCGTATGGTACACTTAGCCACTATTTACTTCCTTGCGACAAAGATAACAAATGGCGGATACTCTGTTTCCCCCATCCATGAGCATGAGTGTTCCGCCGTAAAGGATTCCAGTTCTTGTTTCGGTATATCTTTGAGCGTCGGCTCCAGTACGTCAATTATGCTGAATCCCGCTTCTCTCAGTGCCTCAATGTACATCTTCTTGGGCCAATGATAATCATAAAGAATCAACTCAGAATGATCAGGAAGACGTAGCCGCACTTCCCTTTGTTCTCCATATGCATACTGTCTTCCCGACTCCCCACTTCGAAAAGTCGAAAAGCTGATCCCCGTGGTATCTGGATTTGTATCTAGTATGATATACTTCGCACCCGGTTTGAGTACTCTGTATATCTCTTTGATAATTCGCCGAATTTGTTCTTCTGATGCGATATTGATGAACACATAACATGTCATTGCGCCATCAACGGAGTCGTCTTTCACAAAGTCTAGGCGATCATTCTTCACTAGACGATAATTAATGAAAGGATGCGAACGTCTCTGACGAGCAATTTCCAACATGCTTTCCGACGCGTCTACCGCCAAAACCGAGTGCTCTGCTTGCGTCACGTATCGAAGCGCCACTTTCCCGGGACCACATCCGTAATCTAGTATCAGTGCCCGAGTAGTGCGTAGTTCTTCGAACTGCCGGAATATGAACCTGTATCCAAGAAGTTGCTCGGGAATGTCTTCGTAGTATTCGAAAGCACGTGCGATCTCTTTGGAAGACCAAGACGTGTCCATGTCAGTCCCTCCCCCTATATTGCATTACATCATTCACATACGAAGACCAACGGTTTGCGACCAAGTACTGGTAAACGGGGATCAGCAGTTGATAGATTTCCCGTTTGATGGCCTTCTCGCGCACTATCTCTCGATACACCTCAAACAATATGACGACCTGTCTCCAGTACTCGGGCAAGCTCAAGTTCGACAAGTCAGAAACACTGGGTTTAAATTCGTTCTCTCTTAGCCGTTGCTCCAACTCAAGAACTACGTGGATATACCTCCAGTTGTCCCCTAGTGGCATCCGTGGAAAACTAAATGGATACATGTATGACTGAATTTTTTCCGCCTCAGCAATAACCTTTTCTGCCCATTGATAATCGGATTCGTATACGTGGGCCGAGCCCACCATGTGGCAATATGAGCCGACTTCGAGCCCAAGTTGTCGCGCCAAGAGTTCTTGAACAAACGTAAAGGAGAAAACATCGCTTACAATTCCGCGAAATGCATCGTTGGCACGCATATAAGTCGTCATGTATAATTTTCCGTTCCGCACAAAAAACTGCCACCCGATAGTACATGATACGTCAATGTTGTCACGGGTTAGGCTCTCGCTGGGATCGAAGATTTGAATCACAGCACGCTTTGTTTCCGGATCGTCGTTTGTTAGCAGATTTACTATCCGATCCCATTGGTTGATTTGCTCAGGCCCAAAGCGGAAAATCTTAGGTCCATATGCAGTCCCTGTGAGTGTTCTTTGGTCTGCGGAATACTTTTGCATGGATTTCGCGTAGTATGAAATGAAATCGAGACTATTACTTCCCGCCAAATACCATAACACTTCAGCGAAACAGAAGACGATATTTGTCCTTCGGGAGGGTAAGTAGCATACTCGTTCAACAGGGTTCAAAATCACAAAAGCATTGTTGAGCACCTCACGACTCCTGAACCCGCGTGGAGCATTGTAGAACTGTGGGTTATTATAAACTAACTTCAGATTTTCGACATATGCATCATGAAATGTATTGTATTGTCTCATCCCCCGGTTTGTCCCCTCCTCATTTGGGTTTGATCCGGAAGGAGAACCTCTAGTTCGCGATAGTAATCCACGGGTTCTCGGAACCAAATAAACGTCACGTCCGCCACAGCATGAAGAC
The sequence above is drawn from the Caldalkalibacillus uzonensis genome and encodes:
- a CDS encoding class I SAM-dependent methyltransferase, yielding MDTSWSSKEIARAFEYYEDIPEQLLGYRFIFRQFEELRTTRALILDYGCGPGKVALRYVTQAEHSVLAVDASESMLEIARQRRSHPFINYRLVKNDRLDFVKDDSVDGAMTCYVFINIASEEQIRRIIKEIYRVLKPGAKYIILDTNPDTTGISFSTFRSGESGRQYAYGEQREVRLRLPDHSELILYDYHWPKKMYIEALREAGFSIIDVLEPTLKDIPKQELESFTAEHSCSWMGETEYPPFVIFVARK
- a CDS encoding thymidylate synthase; this translates as MRQYNTFHDAYVENLKLVYNNPQFYNAPRGFRSREVLNNAFVILNPVERVCYLPSRRTNIVFCFAEVLWYLAGSNSLDFISYYAKSMQKYSADQRTLTGTAYGPKIFRFGPEQINQWDRIVNLLTNDDPETKRAVIQIFDPSESLTRDNIDVSCTIGWQFFVRNGKLYMTTYMRANDAFRGIVSDVFSFTFVQELLARQLGLEVGSYCHMVGSAHVYESDYQWAEKVIAEAEKIQSYMYPFSFPRMPLGDNWRYIHVVLELEQRLRENEFKPSVSDLSNLSLPEYWRQVVILFEVYREIVREKAIKREIYQLLIPVYQYLVANRWSSYVNDVMQYRGRD